Proteins from one Myxococcus stipitatus genomic window:
- a CDS encoding thioredoxin family protein, with product MMTHRYLAGLLLLWLWGCATTRAPAREGLEFIEDDLETALRVARETGRPVFVDAWAPWCQSCRAMRSTVLTDPRVTAHGPRFVWLTVNTDAPANADFLRRFPVDTWPTLLVLAPEGPDVLARSLGALSAPQLVAFLQSAERDLLARRAPPSAGKGASDALRRADALALAKTHAEAAAAYQRVLDQLAPDDARRAGVVVSTLKSQLSTGASEDCMRLVARELPALARVEDRARLLYVGLGCALDLDTPEALELRARLLEATRQALDEPADALAPVLRSALYDAGCEVHQSADDAAGLHALAARWWRFLEEDAREATSAEARAALDAHRLMASVHLEQPGRAIPFLQRSERELPQDYAPAARLATLYLMTGRLDEALQASQRALARVRDAGRGMVLSGHARILHARGERAQAEQLLTRALRELEQAPDAPNTPQQRRLLTMTLEQLRPGSVR from the coding sequence ATGATGACGCACCGATACCTGGCGGGGCTGTTGTTGCTGTGGCTGTGGGGCTGCGCGACGACCCGCGCGCCGGCACGGGAGGGGCTGGAGTTCATCGAGGACGACCTGGAGACGGCGCTCCGGGTGGCGCGGGAGACGGGGCGGCCCGTGTTCGTCGACGCGTGGGCCCCCTGGTGCCAGTCCTGTCGGGCCATGCGCTCGACGGTGTTGACGGACCCGAGGGTGACGGCCCACGGCCCGCGCTTCGTCTGGCTGACCGTCAACACGGACGCGCCGGCGAACGCGGACTTCCTGCGGCGCTTCCCGGTGGACACGTGGCCCACGCTGCTCGTCCTCGCGCCGGAGGGCCCGGACGTGCTCGCGCGCTCGCTGGGCGCCCTCTCCGCGCCCCAGCTCGTCGCCTTCCTCCAGTCCGCGGAGCGCGACCTGCTCGCGCGCCGCGCGCCGCCGTCCGCCGGGAAGGGGGCCTCGGATGCCCTCCGGCGGGCGGACGCGCTGGCGCTGGCGAAGACGCACGCGGAGGCGGCCGCGGCCTATCAACGGGTCCTGGACCAGCTCGCGCCGGACGACGCGCGCCGCGCGGGCGTGGTCGTCTCCACGCTCAAGTCCCAGCTGTCCACGGGCGCCTCGGAGGACTGCATGCGGCTGGTGGCGCGCGAGCTGCCAGCGCTGGCCCGGGTGGAGGACCGCGCGCGCCTCTTGTACGTGGGCCTGGGATGCGCGCTGGACCTGGACACGCCGGAGGCCCTCGAGCTGCGCGCGCGCCTGCTGGAGGCGACGCGCCAGGCGCTCGATGAGCCCGCGGACGCGCTGGCCCCCGTGCTGCGCTCGGCCCTCTACGACGCAGGCTGCGAGGTCCACCAATCCGCCGACGACGCGGCGGGCCTCCACGCGCTCGCCGCACGCTGGTGGCGCTTCCTGGAGGAGGACGCCCGCGAGGCGACCTCCGCCGAGGCCCGCGCCGCGCTCGACGCCCACCGGCTGATGGCCAGCGTGCACCTGGAGCAGCCCGGGCGCGCCATCCCCTTCCTCCAGCGCAGCGAGCGCGAGCTCCCCCAGGACTACGCCCCGGCCGCGCGGCTCGCCACGCTGTACCTGATGACGGGCAGGCTGGACGAGGCGCTCCAGGCCAGCCAGCGCGCGCTGGCGCGCGTGAGGGACGCGGGCCGGGGCATGGTGCTCTCGGGGCACGCGCGCATCCTCCACGCGCGCGGAGAGCGCGCCCAGGCGGAGCAGCTCCTCACGCGGGCCCTGCGCGAGCTGGAGCAGGCCCCCGACGCGCCGAACACGCCCCAGCAGCGCAGGCTCCTGACGATGACGCTCGAGCAGCTGCGCCCGGGCTCAGTGAGGTGA
- a CDS encoding RNA polymerase factor sigma-32, whose product MQDSSHTSSPDSLSTYLSEINQYPLLTQPAEQELSRRYRKGDLMAGHQLVTSNLRFVVKVAYEYRSYGLKMSDLIQEANIGLMKAVQKFDPDKGIRLISYAVWWIRAYIQNCILRNWSLVKLGTTQAQRRLFFSLARTRRELERMGAGDASLVNAEEIARKLNVKASEVREMEQRMGGRDLSLDAPVGEDGDATHLDFVESSSASHEDEVADRQQAGLTRDLVQRALRRLDPRERFIIEHRVMGDSEMTLSELGDHFGFSRERARQLEIRAKDKLKAELTLLMSDAGLDAAALS is encoded by the coding sequence ATGCAGGACTCCTCCCACACCTCTTCCCCGGACTCCCTCTCCACGTACCTCTCGGAGATCAACCAGTACCCGTTGCTGACGCAGCCGGCGGAGCAGGAGCTGTCGCGCCGCTACCGCAAGGGCGACCTGATGGCGGGCCACCAGCTGGTGACGTCCAACCTGCGCTTCGTGGTGAAGGTGGCCTACGAGTACCGCTCCTACGGCCTGAAGATGTCGGACCTCATCCAGGAGGCGAACATCGGCCTGATGAAGGCCGTGCAGAAGTTCGACCCGGACAAGGGCATCCGCCTCATCTCCTACGCGGTGTGGTGGATTCGCGCGTACATCCAGAACTGCATCCTGCGCAACTGGAGCCTGGTGAAGCTGGGCACGACGCAGGCGCAGCGCCGGCTGTTCTTCAGCCTGGCCCGAACGCGCCGCGAGCTGGAGCGCATGGGCGCCGGTGACGCCAGCCTCGTCAACGCGGAGGAGATTGCCCGGAAGCTCAACGTGAAGGCCTCCGAGGTGCGCGAGATGGAGCAGCGCATGGGCGGCAGGGACCTGTCGCTCGACGCGCCCGTGGGCGAGGACGGCGACGCCACCCACCTGGACTTCGTCGAGTCCTCCTCCGCCTCCCACGAGGACGAGGTCGCGGACCGGCAGCAGGCGGGCCTCACCCGCGACCTGGTGCAGCGCGCCCTGCGCCGGCTGGACCCGCGCGAGCGCTTCATCATCGAGCACCGGGTGATGGGCGACTCGGAGATGACGCTCAGCGAGCTGGGTGACCACTTCGGCTTCTCCCGCGAGCGCGCCCGTCAGCTCGAGATTCGCGCCAAGGACAAGCTCAAGGCCGAGCTGACCCTGCTCATGTCCGACGCGGGCCTGGACGCCGCCGCGCTCTCCTGA
- a CDS encoding DUF4255 domain-containing protein, with the protein MGKLGSTLELIRQRLDEFIRNAEPTPRNEPWVVLSNLEDNQGNPATTARNAVVMFLANLQHETIISTYNRNVPVSPDAYGIIAPPLYIDLYVLFYANFMDQAYPVALETISLVISYFQQTPWFTQQTLPGLDPDIDKLTFEFTNLDLLGLNHLMGLAGVKYLPSVLYKVRMIPYRGSAQQAQVPAAKGVETPGEPKGVKS; encoded by the coding sequence TTGGGAAAGCTTGGGTCCACCCTGGAGCTCATCCGCCAGCGTCTGGATGAGTTCATCCGCAACGCGGAGCCGACCCCACGCAACGAGCCGTGGGTCGTGCTGTCCAACCTCGAGGACAACCAGGGCAACCCCGCGACGACGGCGCGCAACGCGGTGGTGATGTTCCTGGCGAACCTGCAGCACGAGACCATCATCAGCACCTACAACCGCAACGTCCCCGTCTCGCCCGACGCGTACGGCATCATCGCGCCGCCGCTCTACATCGACCTGTACGTCCTCTTCTACGCCAACTTCATGGACCAGGCGTACCCGGTCGCGCTGGAGACCATCTCCCTGGTCATCAGCTACTTCCAGCAGACGCCGTGGTTCACCCAGCAGACCCTGCCGGGCCTGGACCCGGACATCGACAAGCTCACCTTCGAGTTCACCAACCTCGACCTGTTGGGCCTCAACCACCTGATGGGACTGGCCGGGGTGAAGTACCTGCCCTCCGTTCTCTACAAGGTCCGGATGATTCCCTACCGCGGCTCGGCCCAGCAGGCCCAGGTGCCGGCCGCCAAGGGCGTGGAGACCCCCGGCGAACCCAAGGGGGTGAAGTCATGA